A window of Xiphophorus hellerii strain 12219 chromosome 19, Xiphophorus_hellerii-4.1, whole genome shotgun sequence contains these coding sequences:
- the lgals3b gene encoding galectin-3b produces the protein MDLSDALGDWPSGGNNQSGGPWPANPTWQGQPATNPTWPGGQPAANPTWPGGQPAANPMWPGGQPAANPTWPGGQPAPNPTWPGGQSGGNSMWPGGNPSQPTAPGSYGPEAPMPAAPQKNLAVPYEEKLPGGMYDKLLITIKGTIKPNAGRITVNLSAGNDIAFHFNPRFNESGKKVIVRNSLVGEKWGKEERDVKQFPFVQGQPFELKILCTTTEFKVAVNNSHVLEFRHRLTNLSSINTLGIYYDLTLSDVRVEKLH, from the exons ATGGAT CTTTCAGATGCTCTTGGTGACTGGCCCTCTGGGGGCAACAACCAATCAGGAGGTCCTTGGCCTGCCAACCCCACCTGGCAAG GTCAGCCAGCAACCAACCCCACCTGGCCCGGGGGTCAACCTGCTGCCAACCCCACCTGGCCTGGGGGTCAACCTGCTGCCAACCCGATGTGGCCTGGGGGTCAACCTGCTGCCAACCCCACCTGGCCTGGTGGTCAACCTGCCCCCAACCCCACCTGGCCTGGAGGCCAATCCGGAGGCAATAGTATGTGGCCAGGAGGGAACCCAAGTCAACCCACTGCACCTGGTTCATATGGACCTGAAGCACCTATGCCAGCCGCACCTCAAAAGAATCTT GCTGTTCCCTATGAAGAGAAACTGCCAGGGGGAATGTATGATAAACTACTGATCACCATCAAGGGAACCATAAAACCCAATGCTGGCAG GATCACGGTGAACTTGTCTGCAGGCAATGATATTGCCTTTCACTTTAATCCTCGCTTCAATGAATCCGGAAAAAAGGTTATTGTCAGGAACTCACTTGTCGGCGAGAAGTGGGGGAAAGAGGAGAGGGATGTGAAGCAGTTTCCCTTTGTCCAGGGTCAGCCGTTTGAG CTGAAGATATTGTGCACCACCACAGAGTTCAAGGTGGCTGTTAACAATTCCCACGTTCTTGAATTCAGACATCGGCTAACCAACCTGAGCTCCATCAACACACTTGGCATCTACTATGACCTCACCCTTTCAGATGTTCGTGTTGAGAAATTGCATTGA